One genomic region from Nocardia vinacea encodes:
- the treY gene encoding malto-oligosyltrehalose synthase yields MQTHHTDPISRGRTPARQTTVRSTYRLQLRPDALTFIDARAIAEYLQQLGISHLYLSPILTATIGSTHGYDVTDPTTVSAALGGPAGLKALADEVRSRGMGLIVDLVPNHVGVADPRQNPWWWDVLRNGRESQFAHFFDIDWSAGNGAGGRLALPVLQSENDPAALTVDRSGSEPMLALHDLRFPIAAGTDGDNALRIHDKQHYRLVSWKAGLCTYRRFFAVGSLAAVRQEDPEVFEITHRELAAWCEHDLIDGVRVDHPDGLSYPTAYLTKLRRLIGPHRLLLVEKILANREPLDATLPVDGTTGYDALSDYGGVLIDPDGEQALTELSRKLAGHGSDRAWVGETEHRIKRAVAENILAPEIRRLVAAIKRDAHAESFDTMALTNATIEVLAFMPVYRVDYAPLAGMTGAVVAEVEKRNSELTVPLSVLVAALASDGEAAVRFSQVCGAITAKAVEDTMFYQAARLVSLQEVGGNPARFGHSLNEFHLSNSERAQRWPATMTTLSTHDTKRGEDVRARIGVLSQAAETWARAVESWQEITPGPDGATTLFLLQNMFGVWPADGRPASSVAGLRERLHLFAEKAIREAGVHTSWEEPDVEFEKKVHGWLDAVIDGPVGSEIGDLVHELAPHAWSDSLSQKLLQLCGPGIPDIYQGCELWEDTLVDPDNRRPVDFAARAGLLQSLTGTPALDTTGAAKMWIVAYALWLRRERPDCFVGGTYLPLFATGEQESRLVAYARGRAGETPEVIVAATRHSLGLAETGWADTTLELPQGNWTDRLTGHTFQGRARLEKLFARLPVALLVR; encoded by the coding sequence ATGCAGACCCACCACACCGATCCCATCTCCCGCGGCCGCACCCCGGCCCGGCAGACGACGGTCCGCAGCACCTACCGACTCCAACTGCGGCCCGACGCGTTGACCTTCATCGATGCCCGCGCGATCGCGGAATACTTACAACAGCTGGGTATTTCGCATCTGTACCTGTCGCCGATCCTCACCGCGACGATCGGTTCGACGCATGGTTACGACGTCACCGATCCCACCACGGTTTCGGCGGCCCTCGGCGGCCCGGCCGGACTCAAGGCACTCGCGGACGAAGTGCGCAGCCGCGGTATGGGTTTGATCGTCGATCTGGTGCCCAACCACGTCGGCGTGGCCGATCCCCGGCAGAACCCGTGGTGGTGGGATGTGCTGCGCAACGGCCGCGAATCACAGTTCGCGCATTTCTTCGATATCGACTGGAGTGCGGGCAATGGCGCGGGCGGTCGGCTGGCGCTGCCGGTGCTGCAGAGCGAAAACGATCCGGCCGCACTGACGGTGGACCGGTCCGGTTCGGAACCGATGCTGGCACTGCACGATCTGCGCTTCCCCATCGCGGCGGGTACCGACGGTGACAACGCCCTGCGCATCCACGACAAACAGCACTACCGGCTGGTCAGCTGGAAGGCCGGGCTGTGCACCTACCGCCGGTTCTTCGCGGTCGGCAGCCTGGCCGCGGTGCGCCAGGAGGATCCCGAGGTCTTCGAGATCACCCACCGCGAGCTGGCCGCATGGTGCGAACACGATCTGATCGACGGCGTACGGGTCGACCATCCGGACGGATTGTCCTATCCCACCGCGTATCTGACGAAGCTGCGTCGGCTCATCGGCCCGCACCGGCTACTACTCGTGGAAAAGATCCTCGCCAACCGCGAACCACTGGACGCGACGCTGCCGGTCGACGGCACCACCGGCTACGACGCCCTGTCCGACTACGGCGGCGTACTGATCGACCCCGACGGCGAACAGGCGCTGACCGAACTGTCGCGCAAACTCGCCGGGCACGGCAGCGACCGCGCCTGGGTCGGGGAAACCGAACACCGCATCAAACGCGCGGTGGCGGAGAACATCCTGGCCCCGGAGATCCGGCGCCTGGTCGCCGCGATCAAGCGCGACGCGCATGCCGAAAGCTTCGACACCATGGCATTGACCAATGCCACCATCGAGGTGCTGGCCTTCATGCCGGTCTACCGGGTGGATTACGCGCCGCTGGCGGGTATGACCGGCGCGGTGGTCGCCGAGGTGGAGAAGCGCAATAGCGAACTGACGGTGCCGCTGAGCGTGCTGGTGGCGGCGCTGGCGTCCGACGGCGAGGCGGCCGTTCGATTCAGCCAGGTCTGTGGTGCTATCACCGCGAAGGCCGTCGAGGACACCATGTTCTATCAGGCGGCGCGACTGGTATCGCTGCAGGAGGTAGGCGGCAATCCGGCCCGATTCGGCCACTCGCTCAACGAATTCCACCTGTCCAATAGCGAACGCGCGCAACGCTGGCCCGCGACCATGACCACACTGTCGACGCACGACACCAAGCGCGGCGAGGATGTGCGGGCTCGGATCGGGGTGCTGTCCCAGGCCGCGGAGACCTGGGCGCGTGCCGTCGAATCCTGGCAGGAGATCACCCCCGGTCCCGACGGTGCGACGACATTGTTCCTGCTGCAGAACATGTTCGGCGTCTGGCCCGCCGACGGCCGTCCGGCCTCGTCCGTGGCCGGACTGCGCGAGCGACTGCATCTGTTCGCGGAGAAGGCGATTCGCGAAGCCGGTGTCCATACCTCCTGGGAGGAACCGGATGTCGAATTCGAGAAGAAGGTGCACGGCTGGCTGGACGCGGTGATCGACGGGCCGGTTGGCTCCGAAATCGGTGATCTGGTGCACGAACTCGCCCCGCACGCCTGGTCGGATTCGCTGTCACAGAAGCTGCTGCAGCTGTGCGGGCCCGGAATTCCCGATATCTATCAGGGCTGCGAGCTGTGGGAAGACACGCTCGTCGACCCGGACAATCGCCGCCCGGTGGATTTCGCGGCCCGTGCCGGACTGCTGCAATCACTCACCGGTACACCGGCTTTGGATACCACCGGCGCGGCCAAGATGTGGATCGTCGCCTATGCGCTGTGGTTGCGCCGCGAACGTCCGGACTGTTTCGTCGGCGGCACCTACCTGCCGCTGTTCGCCACCGGCGAGCAGGAGAGCAGGCTGGTCGCCTACGCGCGCGGCCGGGCTGGTGAGACGCCCGAGGTGATCGTGGCCGCCACCCGGCACAGCCTCGGTCTGGCCGAAACCGGGTGGGCCGATACCACTTTGGAGCTGCCGCAGGGTAACTGGACCGACCGGCTGACCGGCCACACCTTCCAGGGCCGGGCCCGATTGGAAAAGCTGTTCGCCCGGCTGCCGGTGGCGCTACTCGTGCGCTGA
- the glgX gene encoding glycogen debranching protein GlgX, producing MAQPDAAPGEVTPLGVWPGTAYPLGATYDGAGTNFSVFSEVAHAVELCLIARDGTETRVPLEEVDTYVWHAYLPTIGPGQRYGFRVHGPYDPEHGLRCDPSKLLLDPYGKAFDGEFDNDSSLYTYGQDSLGHTMTGVVINPFFDWGADRPPNRPYHETVIYEAHVKGMTMTHPDIPEELRGTYAGIAHPAIVEHLKELGITAIELMPVHQFLHDRVLLDQGLRNYWGYNSFGYLAPHNEYAASPRGGAAVTEFKAMVRALHAEGIEVILDVVYNHTGEGNHLGPTLAFRGIDNAAYYRLVDEDPSHYMDYTGTGNSLNVRHPHTLQLIMDSLRYWILDMHVDGFRFDLAATLARELHDVDRLSTFFDLVQQDPVVSQVKLIAEPWDVGEGGYQVGNFPGQWTEWNGKYRDTVRDYWRGEPATLGEFASRLTGSSDLYEATGRRPSASINFITAHDGFTLRDLVSYNEKHNAANGEGNRDGESYNRSWNCGMEGPTDDPEILALRARQSRNLLATLVLSQGTPMLAHGDEMGRTQQGNNNVYCQDSPLAWMDWSLMQTNSDLFEFTKRVIALRTAHPIFRRRRFLAGRPIRSKEHARDIAWLTPAGEEMTPADWDSGFGKSLTVYLNGLGINEPGPRGERITDDSFLLCFNAHDSGLDFVLPDPDYGAEWAVALDCSVPDGRADATYPAASTVAVPARCLLVLHCPA from the coding sequence ATGGCTCAGCCCGACGCAGCGCCCGGTGAGGTGACACCCCTCGGTGTCTGGCCCGGCACCGCCTACCCACTGGGCGCGACCTATGACGGCGCAGGCACCAATTTCTCGGTGTTCTCCGAGGTTGCCCACGCAGTCGAACTGTGCCTTATCGCCAGGGACGGCACCGAAACCAGAGTGCCGCTGGAAGAGGTCGACACCTATGTCTGGCACGCCTATCTCCCGACCATCGGACCGGGCCAGCGCTACGGCTTCCGGGTGCACGGTCCCTACGATCCCGAGCACGGATTGCGCTGCGATCCAAGCAAATTGCTGCTCGATCCCTACGGCAAGGCGTTCGACGGCGAATTCGACAACGACTCCTCGCTCTACACCTACGGCCAGGATTCGCTGGGGCACACCATGACCGGCGTGGTGATCAACCCGTTCTTCGACTGGGGCGCCGACCGTCCACCGAATCGGCCCTACCACGAGACAGTCATCTACGAGGCGCACGTCAAGGGCATGACGATGACGCATCCCGACATTCCTGAGGAATTGCGCGGGACCTACGCCGGTATCGCACATCCGGCGATCGTGGAACATCTGAAGGAACTCGGCATCACCGCGATCGAGCTGATGCCGGTGCACCAATTCCTGCACGACCGCGTCCTTTTGGATCAGGGTCTGCGAAACTACTGGGGCTACAACAGCTTCGGCTACCTCGCCCCGCACAACGAATACGCGGCCAGCCCACGCGGCGGTGCGGCGGTCACCGAATTCAAGGCCATGGTGCGCGCACTGCATGCCGAGGGCATCGAGGTGATCCTCGATGTCGTCTACAACCACACCGGCGAGGGCAATCACCTCGGGCCGACCCTGGCCTTCCGCGGGATCGACAATGCGGCCTACTATCGGCTGGTCGACGAGGACCCGTCGCACTACATGGACTACACCGGCACCGGTAACAGCCTGAACGTGCGCCACCCACATACGCTGCAGCTGATCATGGACTCGCTGCGCTACTGGATCCTGGATATGCACGTCGACGGGTTCCGCTTCGATCTCGCCGCCACGCTGGCCCGGGAACTGCACGATGTCGACCGGCTCTCGACCTTCTTCGATCTGGTGCAACAGGATCCGGTGGTCAGCCAGGTGAAGCTCATCGCGGAGCCCTGGGATGTCGGCGAGGGCGGCTACCAGGTCGGTAATTTCCCCGGCCAGTGGACCGAATGGAACGGCAAGTACCGCGACACCGTCCGCGACTACTGGCGCGGTGAACCCGCCACGCTCGGCGAATTCGCCTCCCGGCTCACTGGATCCTCGGATCTGTACGAGGCCACCGGGCGCAGGCCGAGCGCAAGCATCAACTTCATCACCGCACACGACGGCTTCACGCTGCGGGATCTGGTGTCCTACAACGAGAAACACAACGCGGCCAACGGCGAGGGCAATCGCGACGGCGAGAGCTACAACCGCTCGTGGAACTGCGGGATGGAGGGCCCCACCGACGATCCGGAGATACTCGCATTGCGCGCCAGGCAGAGTCGCAATCTGCTGGCCACGCTGGTGCTCAGTCAGGGCACCCCGATGCTCGCCCACGGCGACGAGATGGGCCGCACACAGCAGGGCAACAACAATGTCTACTGCCAGGATTCACCGCTGGCCTGGATGGATTGGTCGCTGATGCAGACGAATTCGGACCTGTTCGAATTCACCAAGCGGGTGATCGCACTGCGCACGGCGCATCCGATATTCCGACGCCGCCGCTTCCTGGCGGGCCGGCCGATCCGCTCGAAAGAGCACGCCCGCGATATCGCCTGGCTCACCCCGGCGGGCGAGGAGATGACACCCGCCGACTGGGACAGCGGTTTCGGCAAGTCGCTGACGGTCTATCTCAACGGCCTCGGCATCAACGAACCCGGACCGCGTGGCGAGCGCATCACCGACGATTCGTTCCTGTTGTGCTTCAACGCCCACGACAGCGGACTCGACTTCGTCCTGCCCGATCCGGATTACGGCGCCGAATGGGCTGTCGCACTGGATTGTTCGGTGCCCGACGGCCGCGCCGACGCCACCTATCCGGCGGCGAGCACCGTCGCCGTCCCCGCCCGTTGTCTGCTCGTCCTCCACTGCCCCGCATAA
- a CDS encoding cupin domain-containing protein encodes MGDTLTFRNGHRITLVEHGEDERGPYLRLEHQLPEADRQAGRHWHPVLSESWTLRRGRLRFKIDGTETVVHPGDSLTAPPRAVHEFWSEAPDTVFDHEIRPPLRHWEMFQLWHNLDAAHKTTVRTRMPRDPLALALLWDYQDGYLAGIPVWLQHAVFGGLARLATRIGYRRRWLETGPDQD; translated from the coding sequence ATGGGAGACACACTCACCTTCCGCAACGGCCACCGCATCACCCTCGTCGAACACGGCGAGGACGAGCGCGGCCCCTACCTGCGGCTGGAACATCAACTGCCGGAAGCGGACCGGCAGGCGGGCCGCCATTGGCATCCGGTGCTCAGCGAATCGTGGACCCTGCGTCGCGGTCGGCTCCGCTTCAAGATCGATGGCACGGAAACCGTTGTGCATCCGGGTGATTCGCTCACCGCGCCACCGCGCGCGGTACACGAGTTCTGGAGCGAGGCGCCCGATACCGTCTTCGATCACGAGATCCGCCCGCCGCTGCGGCACTGGGAGATGTTCCAGCTGTGGCACAACCTCGACGCCGCGCACAAGACCACCGTCCGCACCCGGATGCCGCGCGACCCGTTGGCGCTGGCATTGCTGTGGGATTACCAGGACGGCTATCTCGCGGGCATCCCGGTCTGGCTGCAGCATGCGGTATTCGGCGGACTCGCCCGGTTGGCCACCCGAATCGGCTACCGGCGGCGCTGGCTCGAAACAGGCCCCGACCAGGACTGA
- a CDS encoding MarR family winged helix-turn-helix transcriptional regulator has product MSTVEPHTTLLKLLGQATHAFERELNRELRAALRDDLRPAHYAVFRYLAPEGSRISALAEEAGMTQQSMGELVTHMERCGYVERKIDPDDRRARLVVLTAEGHAALGVAAERIRRIERKLVATLSERGLAELRQSLSRVPEALID; this is encoded by the coding sequence GTGTCAACGGTTGAACCTCACACCACGCTGTTGAAGCTGCTCGGTCAGGCGACGCATGCCTTCGAACGCGAGCTGAATCGGGAATTGCGGGCGGCGCTGCGCGACGATCTGCGCCCGGCGCATTACGCGGTGTTCCGCTATCTGGCGCCGGAGGGGTCGCGTATCAGTGCGTTGGCCGAGGAGGCGGGCATGACACAGCAGTCGATGGGGGAGTTGGTGACGCATATGGAGCGGTGCGGGTATGTGGAAAGGAAGATCGACCCGGATGATCGGCGGGCACGGCTCGTAGTGCTGACTGCCGAGGGACATGCGGCGCTCGGCGTGGCGGCGGAGCGGATCAGGCGGATCGAGCGGAAGCTGGTGGCGACTCTGAGCGAGCGAGGGTTGGCTGAGCTGCGGCAATCGCTGAGCCGCGTACCCGAGGCGCTGATCGACTGA
- a CDS encoding helix-turn-helix domain-containing GNAT family N-acetyltransferase: protein MTTVAAADIDAVREFNRRYTRVIGVLSEGLLDSEYSLTEARIMFELANSGASEVVTLRRTLDLDPGYLSRILARFEKDGLVQRNRSESDGRRQEVRLTDRGREIFAVLNQRSSAEVGYLLNAHKPAERARLITSMRTIQRILDGPGLGELALRAPKPGDYGWVIQRNAALYSAEYGWDTSYEALVARIVADYLDDHDEHREHAWIAEYDGEPVGCVFCVTENETTARLRLLLVEPTARGLGVGSALVDRCVRWATEVGYRDMVLWTNDILTSARRIYQRAGFELVESNPHHSFGHDLVGQTWRLTLR from the coding sequence GTGACCACCGTTGCCGCCGCCGATATCGACGCCGTGCGCGAATTCAACCGCCGCTACACCCGGGTCATCGGGGTGCTGAGCGAGGGCCTGCTGGACAGCGAATATTCACTCACCGAAGCGCGAATCATGTTCGAACTGGCCAACTCCGGCGCAAGCGAGGTCGTCACGCTGCGCCGCACGCTCGACCTGGACCCCGGCTATCTGAGCCGCATCCTGGCCCGCTTCGAAAAGGACGGACTGGTCCAGCGCAATCGCTCCGAAAGCGATGGGCGACGCCAAGAGGTTCGGCTGACCGACCGCGGCAGGGAGATCTTCGCCGTGCTCAATCAGCGCTCGAGCGCCGAAGTCGGTTACCTCCTCAATGCGCACAAACCGGCCGAGCGCGCGCGACTGATCACCTCCATGCGCACCATCCAGCGCATTCTCGACGGACCGGGCCTCGGCGAATTGGCGCTCCGCGCGCCGAAACCCGGCGACTACGGCTGGGTCATCCAGCGCAATGCCGCGCTCTATTCCGCCGAATACGGGTGGGATACCAGCTACGAGGCACTCGTCGCCCGCATTGTCGCGGACTATCTGGACGACCACGACGAGCATCGCGAACACGCCTGGATCGCCGAATACGACGGCGAGCCGGTGGGCTGCGTTTTCTGTGTCACGGAGAACGAGACCACGGCCCGACTGCGGCTACTGCTGGTCGAGCCGACCGCGCGCGGCCTCGGCGTCGGCTCCGCACTGGTCGATCGCTGCGTGCGATGGGCCACCGAGGTCGGCTACCGCGACATGGTGCTGTGGACCAACGACATCCTCACCTCCGCGCGGCGTATCTATCAGCGCGCGGGTTTCGAACTCGTGGAATCGAATCCGCACCACAGCTTCGGCCACGATCTGGTCGGCCAGACCTGGCGACTGACGCTGCGGTGA
- a CDS encoding adenosylmethionine--8-amino-7-oxononanoate transaminase: MSSPTPPAPPAATHLTRSEITAIDAEHVWHPYGGFPATTEPLVVSGASGTRLTLADGRELVDGMSSWWAAIHGYRHPVLDAALVAQSQRMSHVMFGGLTHEPAARLAKLLVELTPAGLDKVFLCDSGSVSVEVAVKMCLQYWRAAGKPEKRRLLTWRGGYHGDTFTPMSVCDPQGGMHALWTDVLAEQIFAPAPPREYSAEYVAEFERLLAAHAEELAAVIVEPVVQGAGGMRWHDPRYLTDLRRLCDEYGVLLVFDEIATGFGRTGALFAADHVGVNPDVMCVGKSLTGGYLTLAAALCTSQIAETISAEHGGLMHGPTFMGNPLACAVAVASIELLLQRDWRAEVTRIEAELKAGLAPARSLPGVADVRVLGAIGVVQLDHPVDMRKATHAAVEAGVWLRPFRDLIYTMPPFISTTEDIERITAGIVAAAQA, from the coding sequence CTGAGCTCACCCACCCCGCCGGCTCCGCCGGCTGCCACCCACCTGACCCGCTCCGAGATCACCGCCATCGACGCCGAACATGTCTGGCATCCCTACGGTGGCTTTCCCGCGACGACCGAACCGCTGGTGGTTTCCGGTGCTTCCGGAACCCGGCTCACCCTCGCCGACGGTCGGGAATTGGTCGACGGGATGAGTTCGTGGTGGGCCGCCATCCACGGCTATCGGCATCCGGTACTGGATGCCGCGCTGGTGGCGCAGTCGCAGCGGATGAGTCATGTGATGTTCGGCGGGCTCACCCATGAACCGGCAGCCCGACTCGCCAAGTTGCTCGTCGAGCTGACGCCCGCCGGTCTGGACAAGGTATTCCTGTGCGACTCCGGTTCGGTATCGGTCGAGGTCGCGGTGAAGATGTGCCTGCAGTACTGGCGCGCCGCGGGTAAGCCGGAGAAGCGGCGGCTGCTCACCTGGCGCGGCGGGTATCACGGCGATACCTTCACGCCGATGAGCGTGTGCGATCCGCAGGGCGGCATGCATGCGCTGTGGACCGATGTGCTCGCCGAGCAGATCTTCGCACCGGCACCGCCGCGTGAGTATTCGGCCGAATACGTGGCCGAGTTCGAACGGTTGCTTGCCGCGCATGCGGAGGAACTCGCGGCCGTCATCGTGGAGCCGGTCGTACAGGGCGCGGGCGGGATGCGCTGGCACGATCCGCGGTATCTGACCGACCTGCGGCGCCTGTGCGACGAGTACGGGGTGCTACTGGTTTTCGATGAGATCGCGACCGGATTCGGGCGCACCGGAGCGCTTTTCGCGGCCGATCACGTCGGGGTGAATCCGGATGTCATGTGTGTGGGCAAGTCACTCACGGGCGGGTATCTGACCTTGGCCGCCGCGCTGTGCACCTCCCAGATCGCGGAGACCATCAGCGCCGAGCACGGCGGGCTCATGCACGGTCCAACCTTCATGGGTAATCCGCTGGCCTGCGCGGTCGCGGTGGCCTCGATCGAGCTACTGCTGCAACGAGATTGGCGCGCCGAGGTGACCCGTATCGAAGCGGAGCTGAAAGCCGGTCTGGCCCCGGCGCGTTCGCTGCCCGGGGTGGCGGATGTGCGGGTGCTGGGGGCGATCGGCGTCGTGCAACTCGATCATCCGGTGGATATGCGCAAGGCCACCCACGCCGCCGTCGAAGCGGGCGTCTGGCTGCGCCCCTTCCGCGATCTGATCTACACCATGCCGCCCTTCATCAGCACGACCGAGGACATCGAACGCATCACCGCGGGGATAGTCGCCGCCGCCCAGGCCTGA
- a CDS encoding 8-amino-7-oxononanoate synthase: MTTDPLGWLDERAAERVRVGLRRELRPRAAQSLSIDLASNDYLGLVRHPEVIEGAIEAVRRWGTGSTGSRLVTGTTAEHEQLETELAEFVGAEAGLVFASGYAANLGVVTALSGRGALVVSDAASHASLVDACRLSRSRVEIAAHCDVEAVERLLAERTEERALVLTDSVFSADGDMAPLVELHRVTRANGAVLIVDEAHGLGVRGAGGRGLVHEVGLAGEPDLVVTATLSKALAAQGGAVLASERVRAHLIDAARTFIFDTGLAPAAVGAARAALRLLRREPEMAGRVLQRAADIARIAGVAEPDSAVVSVVLGEAQVAYDAAQACRARGLDVGCFRPPTVPEGTSRLRLTARANLTSGELDTIATVLGEVLTQARGLVTA; this comes from the coding sequence GTGACTACCGATCCGTTGGGCTGGCTTGACGAACGCGCCGCCGAGCGCGTGCGTGTCGGGTTGCGCCGTGAGCTGCGACCCCGTGCGGCACAGTCGCTATCGATCGACCTCGCCTCCAATGACTACCTCGGGCTGGTACGTCATCCGGAGGTCATCGAGGGCGCGATCGAGGCCGTGCGACGCTGGGGTACCGGGTCGACCGGATCCCGGCTCGTCACCGGGACCACAGCCGAACACGAGCAGCTCGAGACCGAACTCGCCGAATTCGTCGGCGCCGAGGCCGGTTTGGTCTTCGCCTCCGGCTACGCCGCCAACCTCGGGGTGGTGACAGCGCTCTCCGGGCGGGGCGCGCTGGTCGTCTCCGATGCGGCCAGCCACGCTTCACTGGTCGACGCCTGCCGGCTCTCGCGCTCGCGCGTGGAGATCGCCGCGCACTGCGATGTCGAGGCGGTCGAGCGGTTGCTGGCCGAGCGGACCGAGGAACGGGCACTGGTACTTACCGATTCGGTGTTCAGCGCCGACGGTGATATGGCTCCGCTGGTCGAGTTGCACCGGGTCACCCGGGCGAATGGCGCGGTACTGATCGTGGACGAGGCGCACGGGCTCGGTGTACGCGGCGCGGGTGGGCGCGGGCTGGTGCACGAGGTCGGCTTGGCCGGGGAACCGGATCTCGTCGTGACCGCGACCCTGTCGAAAGCCCTTGCCGCACAGGGTGGTGCGGTATTAGCCAGCGAGCGTGTGCGTGCGCATCTCATCGATGCGGCGCGCACGTTCATTTTCGATACCGGACTCGCGCCCGCCGCGGTCGGTGCGGCGCGGGCGGCGCTGCGGTTGTTGCGTCGAGAGCCCGAGATGGCGGGTCGGGTGTTGCAGCGGGCGGCCGATATCGCGCGCATTGCCGGTGTGGCGGAACCGGATTCGGCGGTTGTCTCGGTGGTGCTCGGCGAGGCGCAGGTCGCGTATGACGCCGCGCAGGCATGCCGTGCACGTGGACTCGATGTCGGATGCTTCCGTCCGCCGACGGTGCCCGAGGGGACATCGCGGCTGCGGCTCACCGCACGAGCGAATCTGACTTCCGGCGAACTCGACACCATCGCAACGGTCCTCGGCGAGGTGCTGACCCAGGCGCGTGGATTGGTGACCGCATGA
- the bioD gene encoding dethiobiotin synthase, translating to MSVLFVTGTSTEVGKTVVTAALAAAALAAGRSVAVCKPAQTGVAPGESGDLAEVERLTGVTRTVEIARYPDPLAPDTAARRCGQPLLTLSETAAAIDSLADADLTLVEGAGGLLVRLGEFTLLELAQKLDAPVLVVAAAGLGTLNHSELTIRALSSSSVRCAGLVIGSWPDEPGLAEECNRTDLARVTGVELVGAIPAGAGGWDRERFSAAAPGWFTPGWSALGQ from the coding sequence ATGAGTGTGCTGTTCGTGACCGGTACGTCGACGGAGGTCGGCAAGACCGTGGTGACCGCCGCGCTCGCCGCGGCCGCGCTGGCCGCCGGTCGGTCGGTGGCGGTGTGCAAACCGGCCCAAACCGGTGTGGCGCCGGGCGAATCCGGCGATCTCGCCGAAGTCGAACGCCTCACCGGTGTCACGAGAACGGTCGAGATCGCCCGCTATCCCGATCCGTTGGCTCCGGATACCGCGGCGCGTCGGTGCGGGCAGCCGCTGTTGACGCTGAGTGAAACCGCCGCCGCCATCGACTCACTCGCCGATGCGGATCTGACCCTGGTCGAAGGCGCAGGCGGATTGCTGGTCCGCCTCGGCGAATTCACACTGCTCGAGCTGGCGCAGAAGCTCGACGCTCCGGTGCTCGTGGTCGCCGCGGCTGGGCTCGGGACTCTCAACCACAGCGAATTGACCATCCGCGCACTGTCATCATCCAGTGTCCGCTGCGCGGGTCTGGTGATCGGCTCGTGGCCTGACGAGCCTGGGTTGGCGGAGGAGTGCAATCGCACTGATCTGGCCCGGGTTACCGGAGTCGAGTTGGTCGGCGCGATACCTGCAGGAGCGGGTGGGTGGGATCGCGAGCGGTTCTCCGCCGCTGCACCTGGTTGGTTCACTCCCGGTTGGTCTGCGCTCGGCCAGTAG
- a CDS encoding alpha/beta hydrolase: protein MSPLDDRHPSTVSDWDDARRRARLRETRLGHGWQTLRRTRLALLRVALVLLAGLIVFAQYWVHDVTPERDRLARTEPAVLPIANPAHDRDWDTVVVDMVGLGGLNASNTAAALPALSDMGVVWAIKYDNQGIDTKVIADLIIRAAQMSGLKNVVLVGHSMGGVIALEVARHIHLDSDLRLAGVILDCTPVDLNAVRPESRGAGEDMVRWMGWLPGARESRTLRLAVETYARRDRFVDRGATGLRGVRLEPLRDVVEEVLREKVFSKDAASNGLIETQFLAIVAGGAINDLRALSRPADGKPRPAIVFIRPRNPDNDRVVDVEYSHEVLIERAGGVDGSLLVVMPRNTGHANPMQRPEEYNRIIDQQILPFIQRYQEQMRATISAAAPR from the coding sequence ATGTCGCCGTTGGACGATCGGCACCCGTCCACCGTCTCGGACTGGGACGACGCGCGACGGAGGGCCCGGCTTCGGGAGACTCGTCTCGGGCACGGGTGGCAGACGTTGCGCCGTACCAGATTGGCGCTGCTGCGGGTCGCCTTGGTATTGCTCGCTGGGCTCATCGTGTTCGCCCAGTACTGGGTGCACGACGTCACCCCGGAACGCGATCGGCTCGCGCGCACCGAACCCGCCGTCCTGCCGATCGCCAACCCCGCGCACGATCGCGACTGGGACACGGTCGTCGTCGATATGGTCGGTCTCGGTGGACTCAATGCCAGCAATACCGCGGCCGCGCTGCCCGCCCTCAGCGATATGGGCGTGGTCTGGGCCATCAAATACGACAATCAAGGTATAGACACCAAGGTGATCGCGGATCTGATCATCCGCGCCGCCCAGATGTCGGGGCTGAAGAACGTTGTGCTGGTCGGACACAGCATGGGCGGGGTCATCGCGCTCGAGGTGGCGCGGCATATCCACCTCGACAGCGACCTGCGCCTAGCGGGAGTGATTCTGGACTGCACGCCGGTGGATTTGAATGCGGTGCGTCCGGAGAGTCGCGGTGCGGGCGAGGATATGGTGCGCTGGATGGGGTGGCTGCCGGGGGCGCGGGAAAGCCGAACGCTGCGGCTGGCGGTCGAAACCTACGCGCGCCGTGATCGATTCGTCGATCGCGGGGCCACTGGGTTACGCGGAGTCCGGCTCGAACCATTGCGCGATGTCGTCGAAGAAGTGTTGCGCGAGAAGGTCTTCTCCAAAGACGCGGCCAGCAACGGCCTGATCGAGACGCAGTTCCTGGCGATCGTGGCGGGCGGTGCGATCAACGATCTGCGCGCGCTGTCCCGACCCGCCGACGGCAAACCGCGCCCGGCCATCGTCTTCATCCGCCCGCGCAATCCGGATAACGACCGGGTGGTGGATGTCGAGTACTCCCACGAGGTGCTCATCGAGCGGGCCGGTGGCGTCGACGGCTCGCTGCTGGTCGTCATGCCGCGAAATACCGGGCACGCCAATCCGATGCAGCGCCCCGAGGAGTACAACCGGATTATCGACCAGCAGATCCTGCCGTTCATCCAGCGATATCAGGAGCAGATGCGCGCGACGATCTCCGCGGCGGCGCCGCGCTGA